The Candidatus Ozemobacteraceae bacterium genome segment CAGCGACAGGCCTGCCATCCGCCTGTTGAGAATTCCCGTCCATTCGCGGATGCGATTCATCGGCTCGGCGATCATCAGCACGTATCCTTCGACCCGGATGCCGGGGAACGCCGTAAGCAGGTAATCCCGCCCATGGATGCGCGTTGTTCCGTGCACCGGAAGCCGACCGCCGGCGACCCTGTCACGCCATCGTCTCAATTCGAGATCCTCGCCGGTCGATCGTTTCGGAAACGACCGCCAGGACGGATCGGGCGAGAGCGGAACGGCCGCGAAACGCGGACCGTCTTCCTTCCACGGCCACTGCGCGGCAACCCGGCCGAGATATTTCTGCTGAGCCCGGCTCGAATCGTGCATGGCCAGTAAAACGGCCCGGGGACGGCCGGAAGCCTTTTTCGCGACCCCGGCATACATGATAGTGCTCCTGTTCAGCAGATTCTGGAATTGTATATGCTTGCCGGAGCGAATGCCAAAATACAGGGTATTGGCGATCGCATCCGTGATGATTTTTCCATCCTGCCGATCCCCCGACAGCGGGCGGGCTTTGCCCAGGTATTCGAGCATCAGGGCCAGTCCAATCTCCATCATGAAGGTCCTGTTTTGTTCGAGTTGCCGAGGCGAACTGATGCCGCTGTCGAAAAACCTGACATTCGGAACGCCATCGACTATTACTATACCATTCAGTATAGATTTGACCTTCCCGACCTGAGGTTTGACGTGACGAATGAGAACATCGACCGGATCGGCCTTCGGAAACCCACCCGCCTTCTTCAGCGCCACGTCATACTCCCGCAACGCGGGAAACAGTTCCGACAGGAAATCCTGATCTATGCGCGCGAGAAGGCGGAGATGGCGTTTTTTGCACTCCTCGATGAAAACACGTTCCCGGTCGGCCCGGTCGAACAGAACCGTCATCATCAAACCGCCCAGCAGCAGGCCGCCGCCGGTCACGAACAGAATCGTCAACGTGCCGCGCAGCCCCGTCCGGCGCGAAACCGCAGGTCCGAACATCAGAACGGCCAGCGCAAGCATCGCGCAGAGAACGGAATACAGGACAATCGCCTCCGTCGCACGGAAGCCTGCCGGCGGCAAGGCGTTCGACAGCGCGAACAACCGCTCCCCGCGTGCTCCATCGGCGAGAAGGACGGAATGACCGTTCCAGGGAAGCTCGGCCACATCCGGCGGGGCGGAGGCGATGCGCTTCCCGAGACCGTCAGGCCAGGAAACATACCCGGGTCTCAGGCGGGACGGCTCGTACGGATGAACCCAACCGACGGTCATATCCCTTCCGACGAGCTTTTGGGCTTCAGATACGGCTCTGTCCATCAGCCGATCGGGCTCTATCGTACCCCTGTGCACGAACGCGACCAGATGTCCCAGCACTCTGCCCGAACGGGTTCGCACGGTCCACCAGCCGCCCCACGAACGGACGAACGCGTTCTCGAGCTTCACCAGCGCCCCCGGGGATTCGGCCATCAGGCGCGCCGACTCGGGATCGCCGCCGAATGCGGCCAGCAACTTCGGCTGCGCGTCTTCCCCGCCCGAGACCAGAGCCCCCATGAACCGCTCGGAAGCGCGCCTCGGCGGCGGGGTCCGGCCGGGGAGGGGCACGAGGCGTCTGTCGGCGTCGAAGACGGTCAGATCGAGCGCACCCTGCTCCTTCTTCACAAGAGCGGCCGCCCTGCGGGCAAGGGCCTTCGGCGTCAGAGGCGTGCGCGCAAGCTGAGAAATCAGCTCGTTATAGCGCTTTTCCGGGTTTCCGAGAACCGTCAGACGCATGAGAACGTCGCGCCGGTTCAAAAGATCGGTTTCTGCGGCGGAGAGCACGGAGGATTCCCGCCACATGCCGATCAGCCACAGACCGGCAAGCCAGGGAACGCCGACGAACGTCAGCACGACGAGCAGGAGGCCGGATCGCAGGGAGCCCGCCCCCGGACTCTCCGGCCTTCCGTTCATCGCCGCATCCGCCATGAAGAGCGAGATTCAGCTCAGAGTCGCCGCTTGCGGAAGAGGTAGTGCGAAACGCCCCACTCTTCCCCGCCCCAGCAGCCGAACATCTCGGCGATGGAGAGAAAGAAGGCGCGCCAGCGGTGGAACCAGAGGGTCCCCCGGGTCTTGCCGTAGATTTCCTCGAGAATCGGCAGGAGGTCGGCGCGGGAGGCGTCGAGCCGCTGCAGCCAATGCTCCGCGGTCATCGCGTAGTGCAGGCCGCTGAGCCGCCAGTGGTCGACGATCGACATCTCGTCCTGGAAATGCAGCAACAGGTCGTCGGAGGGCATCAGGCCGCCTGTGAAGAACCGCTTTCCCATCCAGTCGTCGTCGCTGATCGATTCGTAGACGTAGGCGAGCTCGCGATGCATGAACATGTGCGCGAAGAACAGGCCGCCGTCCTCGAGCCAGCCGGCGATGCGCCGCATCAACTCCTGGTAGTTGCGGCACCGTTCGAGTGTTTCTATCGCTATAATACGATCGTACTTTTTTGCCGCGAAGAAATGGGCGAGGTCCGAGACGACGACCTCGACGTTTTTCAGGTCGCGCTGGCGGGCGAGCCGCGTCACATGCTGGCACTGGACGACGGACCGGGTGACCGCCGTGATGCGCGCCTCGGGAAACCGCTCCGCCATCCACAGCGTCAGGTCGCCCCAGCCGCAGGAGAGGTCGAGGATCTTCAAGCCGTTCTCGAGCCGCGCGCGCTCGGCCGTCAGCCGCAGCATCGACTCTTCGGCGTCTTCGAGGCTTTCCGAGCCGAAGGGGTAGTAGCAGCAGGTGTACCGGAGGCGCGGCCCCAGCACGCGGCTGAAAAACTCCTGCGGAACCTCGTAATGGCTGCGCGCGCCCTGCTCCTCGGCGACGGTGATCGGACTGAGCCTGAGTCGCGCCAGCAGCGTTCGGAACGCGTCTCCGCGGGATTCCAGGTCGCCCCGGTGCTCGGAATACAGCCTGGCCCAGTTGAGGGCCCGCAGCCCGAGCCGTATGAGGAAATCCGGCATGAAGCCGGTCTCGACGAGTCGCATCGCGATGCGTGATAACAGTCTCATGGTCCGTATGCTCCTCAGGTCGCCATCGCCGCGGCGAAGGCCGACTTAACCTTCCTTTTCAGGTCTCTTGACTCCCCCCGAGTATACGTCTTCCCGCCCCGAATTCCAACCGGGAGGAATCGGCCGGTTCTCTTCGCGACTGTTTTCCGTTCGTGCTGAGCCTGTCGAAGCACGAGTTCCGTTTGCCCTTCGACAAGCTCAGGGTGAGCGGATACGTGATTCTGCAACAACTGATGCGTAAACGGATGCGCTCGCCCTGGTCCTTCATGCAGGCGGGGACCGACTCTGATAGAATCGTCGTATGAGAGGTTCCGGCACGAGCGCGGTCACGGGAGCGGCAACTGCACTTCCCGCCGTTCGGCTCGGGTGGGCGCGGCTGCTGCTGGTGCTCGTGCCGCTCGCGGCGCTCGGGGTGCTGGGCGATGCAGCCATGCGGAGTCATGCCGGCCAAAAGCGGGCGGCATTCGCAGGAGAGGTGTCCGATCGGATCGAGCGGATCGCCGTACGCTCGGACCCGGATTTGGCGCTTGCCCAAGTTCTCCCCGAGCTCGCCCGGCCCGTGAAGCGCGCATCGAATGCCCCCGAAACTCGGCGTCTCGCGGAACGGGTTCGCACCGCCCTTCCCGGATACGGATTCGAGCTTTTCACATTCGATCGGCGCGGCGCGCTCACGGGAACCGACCCCGCCTCTCCCCCGAATCTCTGGCTGATGCGGCGACTGCTCGCGGGACTTGCCTCCGAGGGGCCGACGGACACATCCGCAACGGCCGATCTTGATCGCCGGCTGAAGGCGGTGTTCGGCAACAGCAGAAGCCTTCAGTCGTTCCGGCAAAACCGCGGGCTTCGCATGCGGATGCAGCGAATGAAGAAACCCATTTCCGTTTTCTGGGACATCGGCCCCGCAGGCGGCTTTCTTCTCGTCATCACCTCGGAACCCGACGTCGGAAGCCGCCTCGCCGCCCTCTGGACCGATGAATCCGCACCGGGGACGGCGCTCGGCTGGAAAACGTGCGATTCGGACACCTGGCGTTTTCTCGGTCCCGTGCGGCCCGAGCTTCCCACCCGGTTCTGGAATCGTCTCGAAAAACAGGGCCGCCAAGAGATCGACACGAACCGGCGACATTGGGAATTTCGCCTAACGAGCGGGGGAAACGTGCTCTTCCTGGCCGTTCCCTCGCCTTCCGCCGCCCGGCCGCCCCTGGTCTTCTGGTGGGGGTTGATCGCAACGGCGTGTTTCGCCTCGGCGCGGATGCTCGTCTGCGGCCCAGATCTGCTTGGGCCGATCACCCGATTGTCGGTGCTGCTGTTCGTCGTCGCCGCGGCCGTCCCGACCGCCTGCGCCGCCCTCGCGGGATTCCGCGCCCTGTCTGACCGCCGGGAGGTTCTCCGCAGCGAGGTCCAGCGCGCGCAGGTCGATGCCCTGCGACTGTTCGACGAGCGATTCGACGATCACCTCGACCGCTTCAGACGCAGACTGGTCGCGCTGACCTCACAGCCCACCTTTTACGACCTCGGCTCCACCCGCACCGCCGCCTCCTTCACCGCCACACCACTCAACGGCCACCTCGACCTGCTGGCGCCGGACAGCCGCGCCATCGCCAGGTTTCCCGACACGGATACCGCATTCACGCCGCTCCTGCCGATCATCCAGCGTATGGCTCTCGAGGTTCTCGCCCCAAATCTCATCGCCGCGCCCTCCGTCCGTATCGATGCGGGGACGAACCGGATGATCCGCGAAGGCCAGTTCGGGTTCACGGCCCTTGCGATCCGCCCTCGCCGCCTGAATCCGATGAACACAGGCACGAGTAGGCCGATGTTCTACTGGGACTACCCCCGAACAACCGGAAGAAAGGCGTCGTTCGCCGTTTTCGTGTTCGACCGCGAGAATCTGATGCGCGACTACACGGCCTCACGCATTCTCGAGTCCGGCGCTCTCTGGGGCACGAAAATCCGCATCGGCGCGCATCATATCGACAGGCCCGAGGCCTTTCCCGGAAACGCAGCGGCCTGGAGGAAACTGACCCCCGCCATCCAGCGCAGTCGCGTTCTGAACAAACCCGTCTTCGGAACGGTACGGTTCGGCCGGCGCGACTGGTGGTACGCCGCCATCGTCGGAACGAATATCGATCGCTATGGTTTTATCGCCCTGTATCCCGACGACAGGATCGAAGAGGCCCTCGGCGAGCTTCGGGCGAAGGCGTATGCGGGAATGGCCGTCATGATCCTTCTCGCCGCCGGGCTCGGCGCCCTGCTCTCCCGAAGGCTGACGCGCCCCGTCTCGGCGCTGGCCGAGGGGGTCTCCAACCTGCAGCGGAAGGAGTTCAACAGGCCCGTCCGGATCGACGGCCAGGACGAACTCGCCCGTCTCTCGGCCGCATTCAACGAGATGATGGCCGAGCTGAAGGACCTCGACGTGGCCAAGGCGGTCCAGGGGAGCCTCCTTCCCGCCGCGTATCCGGCTCCGGAGGGCTACGCGATTCACGGCAGATGTCTCTTCGCCGGCAACCTCGGAGGCGACTGCCTCGACTGTCGTCCTCTGGCCGACGGCCGCATCCTGTTGCTGATCGGCGATGTGAGCGGCCACGGCGCGGCCTCCGCCCTGCTCATGGCGTTCATCAAAGCCACGGTGACCCTCTGGAGCAGATCGGGTCGAACCGATCTGCCCCTGCTCGCGAACCGCATCGACGCTCTCCTGCGATCCTTCCCCGGCCCAAGGCGGTTTCTCGCCTTCTTCGGCTGCCTGCTCGACCCAGTGACGCACACGGTCGAATGGCTTTCCGGCGGCCACCCGTATCCCCTCCTCGTGCGTCCCGAAGCGAAGGCACGGTTCGTCGGCGCCCCCGGGTATCCGCTGGGCATCCGGCGCCGGCGGCAGGCTTCCCCGGCCGGCACGCTGAGGCTCGAACCTGGCGACACCCTGTTTTTCTACACCGACGGCTTCGTCGAAGCGCTCGACCGCTCAGGCGCTCCCGTCGGTTACGAGCGCATGACGGCAATGGCCCGCGCGGCGTGCGACACCGCATCCGCCGACGCGGAACGCGCCCGAAGCATTGTCGACAGTCTGCTCGAACGCCGCGCCGCCATCACCGACGAGTGGAGCGACGACGTGACGATGCTGGTTCTCTCGAGACTCCCCCGAAGGGAGGCCCTGCCGTGAACCGCCCACCCGACACCGCTCCCGGAAAGAGGCTCCGACGTACTCTGCTCATCGGAGCGGCTCTCGTCATTCTTCTCTACGGGGTTTTCGGGATGTTCGACCTATTCGACGCATGGCAGATGCGAAGAACGGAGTCTCTGAAGCGGCACCTGCGGCTCGAACTCGACCGGGCCATCGCCTGGCGGGGAAACGGCTGCGTCCTGCTCGACGCGGCCTGGCCCATCCATGAAGCGCTTCGCTCGGGCTTCGGCAGGTTCCTGACCTTCAAGAACGCCATCGACCGGATGAACCGGGATTTCGGCCAAACATGCAGCCTTTTCCTGTTCCAGAACGGCCGCAGCACCCTGATCTACCCCGAGAACGCCTCCCATAAGGCCCTCGTCTCCGAGATGCTTTCGGCGATGCAGGCCCCCGCCCGCAGCCGGGCTCGGCTGGCCCCGTCTGTCGACGAAAAGGCGACCGCCCTCTGGGGGCGAGAGGCAACCGTCGAGAACCTGAGATATAATAACGGTGAGTATATTGTCCTCGACACGTCCGGCAGACGGGGCGTCGGGTATTTCGCGTTCCACGGCTCCGGTCTGGCGGCGGTCCTGCTGATCGAGAACGTTCCCCCGCGTCACATGGAGGATTTTCTCCGGCATCGGGCGAGATATCGGAAGATCGTTCGAAACATCGGCCGGGCGATTCCCGACATCGATTTCTGGGCCCCGCCACGAAATCGCTCCGCAGCTTCGATCCGCATGGCATGGGAAAAGGCGAACGCGGAGAAGAAGGACGTCGTCGAGCGGAACCGGACGCTGTGGATGTTCGACCGGGACCGCATGGGCGTCGTCACGGCCATCGCGGCCCCCCTCCCCGCCTCGCACGATCTCGCGCTTTTCCGGACCGCCCTTCTCTCGATCGCGATCATCGCTCCCCTGCTACTGTATCAGGGATACAGGAAGGGCATCAACCCGTCGTCCTCGTCCCTGCGGTCTCAAATGAGCCTGCTGTTCGTCGCCGCCACCCTCCTGCCGATGCTTTCGACTTTCGGCGTCGGCTGGATGAGCCTGGGATACCAGGAAGAGCGCCTCCGCAACGCAGCCTTCGCGAAGGGCGTCACCAAACTTCACACCGTCAATGCGGGCTTTTCGCGCACGATGGCGATCTTCCGGGAAAAATTTCTCGAACTATGGAAGCTCGCGAACAGGACGCCGTTCGACCTCGAGGGCTTCAGCCGCAGGCTCGCGCCTCTTGAAGAAGCGCGCATGTGCCGCCTGCTGATGCTGTTCGACGCGGACAGCCGCGCCATTCTGCAACGGGTCGACCCCGACCGGAACGATATCGTCGAAATGAGCACCCTGCTGTCGCGCGCGGCCATCCGACGATACATTCCGGAACGCCTCGGCACGGGCGACGGGAGCAAAATCCAGCCGACGGACCTGCTAGTCGAGGAGGTGACAACGAATCCCGAGTTCGGCTGGTCAACCCTCATCGAGACCCCCAACGCGGTTCACCGGCTGCAGGCAGGCTTTTCGCCCGCCGACGTCATCTGGAACGTCTTCCCGGATCTCGCGACGGGGCCGGCGTTCCTGATGGGAATGTCCGATTCAGACGACCAGATACGCCTCCATCTTTCCTATGCCGTTCTGACCGGCGCCGACGCCATACGTCTTCTCCTGCTCGACGCCTCCCACATGGACATGCCGCCGGTCCTCGGCATACAGAACTTCTCGACCCTATCGGCCGTCATGCGCACCCCCAGGCTGTCGGCCGCGCCGCCCCGGTCTGAAACGGCCTCTCTCGACGGCAGCCGCCTGTGGCCTCAGCCCGGAACCCCCGACCGGGAGAAATTGATGCACATGATGCAGGTCTGCCACCTGACGAATAAGGTGATGGAGCGGGAACTCCGGCTCGCCTCCGGCACCGCCTGGGTCGTCGCCGCACCGGAAGCCGTTCTGGGAAAATACGTCACGGCCGCCGTCCTCGATGCCGAGCAGGAGCTTTCAAGCCTGAACGGCATGAAGCTGGCTCTTCTGATCGGACTGCTGGCATCCCTGCTGACCTCATTCGCCGCCGGCCACCTGTTGAGCGCTCTCGTGCTGATCCCCATCGCCGATCTTCAGGACGGCATCGACGCGATCCGACGGCGTCGGTCTGACATCGTCATCCCCTGCCGGCGTGACGACGAGTTCGGTCATCTGGCGAAGATCTTCAATCGCGCGCTCGGTGATCTGAAGGACCTCGAACTCGCCCGGGTCGTGCAGACGAGCCTGCTTCCGGCATCGACTCCATTGATCGAGGGGTTCAGTCTGGCCGCCGTCAACCTCCCCGCCACGGACCTGAGCGGCGATTATTACGACCTGATGCGGTGTCCCGACGGCTCATTCCTGATGGTGATCGGCGACGTGACGGGCCACGGGGCATCGGCGGCCCTTGCAATGGCGATGGCCAAGGCAACCGTCGCCTACCGGCTCGCCGACGGGGAGACCGGCCCCGGCCCCCTGATGACCTCGCTCAACGATGTGTTCTTCCAGGAACTCCGCGGACAGCGGAAGTTCATGACCATGCTGACGGCGCGTCTCGTCGCATCGGCCCATCTCCTGACCGTCGAAAGCGCCGGCCACAATTATCCCCTGCATTACCGCGCCGCATCGAAACAGACCGAATTCCTGCCCATGACGGGCTTTCCCCTCGGCGCAAGACAGAAGACGAAGCGCGACACGATCGAGATTTCCCTCGAGCCGGGGGATGCATTCGTAATGTATACCGATGGGTATACCGAATGTCTGCTCCCGAACGGCAATCAACTCGGCGACGACACTCTGCGCGACATCGTCGATTCCCTCGCCGGCTCGGGAAAAGACGCACGCGGCATTCTCGACGGCCTGCTGATGGAACTCAACATCCGCCGCGCACCCGGCCCCCTGGGAGACGACGTCACCCTCGTCGTCCTCCGCCGCGACATATAATATTTTATATTATATTTGCCATCGACGACGCAGGGGCGGGTTTGTAACCCGCCCCTGAAAAAGATTATGGACGTTTCACGCCATCCATGTTACGTGGTCGGCGAGAGGCAGGGGTTCCTTGGGGGCCGGCTTCGCGGCTGGTTTTCCGATCGCGACGAGCGTCTGGACCTTGTATTCTTTGTCCTTCAGCATCTCGTCGATTGCCTCGGAGGCCACAAGCGCGCCGGAAACCCAACATCCGCCCAGGCCGATCTCGGTCGCGGCGAGCAGCATATTCTCGACGAGCGCGCCGACGGACTGGATGTCCGGATGCATGCGCAGCACGTTCATCTCCTCGTGGGTGACGGTCGTTTCCTCGAGCACCTTGTCGATCATGGCCTTGTAGGGCTTCGCCATGACGGCGAGCACGACCGGGGCGTCGACGAACATCGTCGAGAACGTGCGAACCTTGTCGAGGCGGGCTTTCGCTTCGGCCGAAACGTTCGGGAACATTCCGGCGAGTTTCCTCTCGACGGCGTCCTTCATGCGCTCGAGCAGCTTCCTGTCAGTGATGACGGCGATCCTCCAGGGCTGAGAATTGTTTGGCGACGGCGCCATGAGGCCGGCCTGGATGATCTTCTCGATATCACCTCTGGCAACGGGGTCGGCGGTAAACTGGCGAACGGTGCGCCGTTTTGCGGCAAGAGCGAAAAAATCCATGGGTTCCTCCCGGTTTCGATTTCTACCTTTCGGGCGCACACACGCCCAAGAAATGTTACCACGCCGTTCTTGCTGACGCATCCCGGAGATCGTTGCGAGAAAGAATCTTTCGACATCGCCACGCAGGGACGGGTTTGAAATCAGCCCCTACAGACCGTGTGCGAGGATCGGGCGGGTCACGATCCGCCCCTGCGGCCCATTTTGCGGAGGCGCGCGAGAAAACCCTCTGCGCCTCGGCGGCTGGTATGTCTGTTTCACGTTGAGAGCCAATCCGCAGATGACGCTGATGAAGCAGATTTCGCAGATGAAATTCTGAAAACCTTATTCCCTTGGAGTTTCCGATTCCTCACGAAAACAGCTCGTATCAGACGTTCGTTCTTATCTGCTCTTCATCAGGGTTTCATCTGCCCTTCATCTGCGGATTCGGTCCTGAAAACCGAGATTTTTTCAACGGAGTGTCTCAGCGGTGAAACATTCCCAATATCGCGATCGGGAACCGAGGGTCTACGCGGTGAGCATCACACCGGGGTTGTCGGCTGGGGGTTCGGCGAGGCGGCCGTCGGCGGTGTACATGCCGCGACTTGGGGGAGCGGCATCGGCCAGCTCGCGTTCGGCTTCGCGCTCGATGAGGCGGGCCTCCAGGGCAACGGCCCGGTCGGTGGGGGAAAGCAGCGGCCCGGTTTCGACGATCCGGCGGACATAGGCGGCTTCGCGCTGGACCGCACGGGGATCGCCGGAAGTCCTGGTCACCTCGAGGTCGACGGTACCGTTCACCACATACCGCTTTCCGTCGGGGCCGAGGACGGTCTGATAGGTCGCGCTGCTCCCGGTCGCCAGCGCGCGGGCGCCGGCATATCGCCGGATATATGCGTCCTGTCGTTGCAGATTCGCGAGTCGCGCCGCATCGCGAATCTCCGTCGGAGCGGGAAGAGGCTGTCCATCACGAAAGGTTCCGAAACGGACGGATGGTTCGGGAATGGGAAGGGTGATGCCTCCGGGTTCCATGTGCGGGTCCTTTCGAACCGATATCTCTGTAACAGAAATATCGGCCCGAAAAGGCCCCGACCGAAGTCATCGGCGCAGCCCACACGCCACCCGTTTCCGGGGGCTCGCGGGCCGCGACTCAGAACCTGCGGCCCCTGCCGCCGCCGCGCCTGCCGCCATGCCGGTGCATCGACCGCTTCTCGCCGCCGTTCTGCGCCGGACGGCGGTCTTCGGCGACCGGTGCGGAGAGATTCGCGGCATCGATGTCGGCGGGACTCGGCCGGCCCTCGGCCAGCATCCGCCCGCCGATCTCGTCGAGCAGCATCAGCTGGAGCTCCCTTCCGTGCTCGTGCTCCAGCATCTGGTCGAGCAGGCGGCCGAATCGGCGCGACCGTTCGCGCTGGGCGGAGTTCATGTCGCGCTGGCGCGCTTCCAGACGGGCCAGCAGGCGCTCGGTCATGCGCTGCTGGACGTCCTCCTCGGTCGGGGTCGGCTTCGACATGAAGGGGATGCCGAACCGCTTCGCGTAGCGCTTCAGGTCAGGTTCCTCCATCACGGAGACGAGGCTGACCGCCACGCCGCGGTTGCCGGCGCGGCCGGTGCGGCCGGCGCGGTGGATATACTGTTCGAAATCTTTGTGCCAGTCGTAGACGAACACGTATTCGAGATGGCTCACGTCGATGCCGCGCGCGGCGATGTCGGTCGCGACGAGAAACCGGAGCTTATGGTTCTTGAGCTTGGCCATGACGGTTTCGCGGTCGCGCTGGCCGAGGTCGCCGCTCATCTGGTCGACGTCGTAGCCGAACCTGCGCATGAAGGCGGCCAGATACTCCACCTCGCTTTTCGTATTGCAGAAAATAATGCCGCTCTCGGGGTTCTCCATCTCGATGATCCGCATCAACACTCGATCTTTCTGCATCGGATCGACGACGTAATACAGATGATCCATTTCGGGAACGTGCTGCGAGTCACCGGAGAGACCGATGAACAGGGGTTCGGTAAGAAACTCGTTCGAGAGGCGTTTCACGCTCGCCGGCATGGTCGCCGAGAACATCGCGGAGACGCGTTTCCGCGGGAGATACTGGCGGATGCGGGTCATGTCGGGGTAAAAACCCATCGACAGCAGTTCGTCGGCCTCGTCGATCACGAGGTAACGCAGGTCTTTGAGGACCAGCGAGCCGCGGCCCAGATGGTCGAGCAGGCGGCCGGGGGTTCCCACGACGATGTGGGCGCCCTGGCGGAACGCTTCGAGCTGGGGACCGTATCCGACGCCGCCGTAGACGGCGACGCTCCGGAGGCCGAGATGGACGTTGATGCGGTCGAGCTCGGTCTTGACTTGGAGAGCCAGTTCGCGGGTCGGGGCCATGATCAGGGCTTGGCAGCCGCCGACGGCCGGGTCGAGCTTTTCGCAGATCGGCAGGAGAAACGCACCGGTCTTGCCGCTGCCGGTATGCGACTGGACGATGACGTCGTCGTCGCGCAGCATATAGGGAATGATCTTCGCCTGGACCGGCATCGGCTCGCGCCAGCCGATCTCGGAAATGGCCCGGCGCAGGGGCTCGCGCAGAGATTCGAACTGGAAGCGGGGGAGTTCCTCGGCCAGGGGGGCCGCCGACTCCTGCTGGGGAGCGGAGGACGGGATCGGTTCGAGAGCGGCTTCTTCCTGGAGAGAGTGATTCGGGTCAGTCATGGTTCTGACGATTACATCCTTTCGGTCTGTGAAATTCTTTTCGCCCTTCAGAGTACCCCCGGGAGGGTTTTTCGCGCAAGGGCCGAAGATTCATTTGCGTAATCGGGATAGTATTGGTTACAATACACAATGGACATGAAGGGACATTCCCGAATAACGGATCTCGAGGAAAACGAGCGCGTCGCCGTCCTGACGGCCGAAGGCGTGTCGCTTGCCGATTCGCCGTCCGATGTCGAGGAAGACGTCGCGCGTCGCAGTCAGGCCGATGACGACAGCGCGACAGACGCATTGCCCCGGCAGAGCGTCGGCGTCGAGTTCTTTTTCCTCGTTTCCGTCTGTCTCATGTATCTCGCCGCCTGGGGAGTGACCGAGTT includes the following:
- a CDS encoding SpoIIE family protein phosphatase — encoded protein: MNRPPDTAPGKRLRRTLLIGAALVILLYGVFGMFDLFDAWQMRRTESLKRHLRLELDRAIAWRGNGCVLLDAAWPIHEALRSGFGRFLTFKNAIDRMNRDFGQTCSLFLFQNGRSTLIYPENASHKALVSEMLSAMQAPARSRARLAPSVDEKATALWGREATVENLRYNNGEYIVLDTSGRRGVGYFAFHGSGLAAVLLIENVPPRHMEDFLRHRARYRKIVRNIGRAIPDIDFWAPPRNRSAASIRMAWEKANAEKKDVVERNRTLWMFDRDRMGVVTAIAAPLPASHDLALFRTALLSIAIIAPLLLYQGYRKGINPSSSSLRSQMSLLFVAATLLPMLSTFGVGWMSLGYQEERLRNAAFAKGVTKLHTVNAGFSRTMAIFREKFLELWKLANRTPFDLEGFSRRLAPLEEARMCRLLMLFDADSRAILQRVDPDRNDIVEMSTLLSRAAIRRYIPERLGTGDGSKIQPTDLLVEEVTTNPEFGWSTLIETPNAVHRLQAGFSPADVIWNVFPDLATGPAFLMGMSDSDDQIRLHLSYAVLTGADAIRLLLLDASHMDMPPVLGIQNFSTLSAVMRTPRLSAAPPRSETASLDGSRLWPQPGTPDREKLMHMMQVCHLTNKVMERELRLASGTAWVVAAPEAVLGKYVTAAVLDAEQELSSLNGMKLALLIGLLASLLTSFAAGHLLSALVLIPIADLQDGIDAIRRRRSDIVIPCRRDDEFGHLAKIFNRALGDLKDLELARVVQTSLLPASTPLIEGFSLAAVNLPATDLSGDYYDLMRCPDGSFLMVIGDVTGHGASAALAMAMAKATVAYRLADGETGPGPLMTSLNDVFFQELRGQRKFMTMLTARLVASAHLLTVESAGHNYPLHYRAASKQTEFLPMTGFPLGARQKTKRDTIEISLEPGDAFVMYTDGYTECLLPNGNQLGDDTLRDIVDSLAGSGKDARGILDGLLMELNIRRAPGPLGDDVTLVVLRRDI
- a CDS encoding nitroreductase family protein — encoded protein: MDFFALAAKRRTVRQFTADPVARGDIEKIIQAGLMAPSPNNSQPWRIAVITDRKLLERMKDAVERKLAGMFPNVSAEAKARLDKVRTFSTMFVDAPVVLAVMAKPYKAMIDKVLEETTVTHEEMNVLRMHPDIQSVGALVENMLLAATEIGLGGCWVSGALVASEAIDEMLKDKEYKVQTLVAIGKPAAKPAPKEPLPLADHVTWMA
- a CDS encoding DEAD/DEAH box helicase encodes the protein MTDPNHSLQEEAALEPIPSSAPQQESAAPLAEELPRFQFESLREPLRRAISEIGWREPMPVQAKIIPYMLRDDDVIVQSHTGSGKTGAFLLPICEKLDPAVGGCQALIMAPTRELALQVKTELDRINVHLGLRSVAVYGGVGYGPQLEAFRQGAHIVVGTPGRLLDHLGRGSLVLKDLRYLVIDEADELLSMGFYPDMTRIRQYLPRKRVSAMFSATMPASVKRLSNEFLTEPLFIGLSGDSQHVPEMDHLYYVVDPMQKDRVLMRIIEMENPESGIIFCNTKSEVEYLAAFMRRFGYDVDQMSGDLGQRDRETVMAKLKNHKLRFLVATDIAARGIDVSHLEYVFVYDWHKDFEQYIHRAGRTGRAGNRGVAVSLVSVMEEPDLKRYAKRFGIPFMSKPTPTEEDVQQRMTERLLARLEARQRDMNSAQRERSRRFGRLLDQMLEHEHGRELQLMLLDEIGGRMLAEGRPSPADIDAANLSAPVAEDRRPAQNGGEKRSMHRHGGRRGGGRGRRF